A section of the Nitrospinaceae bacterium genome encodes:
- the radA gene encoding DNA repair protein RadA: MAKPVSEYVCQNCGHRVSKWLGKCPGCEEWNSFSEEAIRGRRSASKSLASPGGNKDSGVQPITDVEPLNKKRWSTGISEFDRTLGGGMVEGSLTLVGGNPGIGKSTLLLQSMGCIARSGRKVLYISGEESPAQIKLRAERLDALSDNLLISPEICIEEVERLIDRVDPAVLVLDSIQTFYTSELPSAPGSIGQVREVAFKIFQDVKKRSLAALLIGHITKDGALAGPKALEHIVDTVIYFEGERGHSYRLLRTIKNRFGSTPEIGVFEMRPEGLVTVENPSEIFLSERPKNCPGSVIVSSLEGSRTLLVEVQALVSASSSIGMPRRMATGFDQNRMTLMIAIMEKRLGLQFQGEDIFVNIAGGIKVNEPAIDLGIAAAIASSLKNQMIDLQTVMIGEVGLTGEVRSVMQLEPRIVEAERLGFERCIVPATAKKSKSLPKSRMELCFVEDLTQAFEIIFP, translated from the coding sequence ATGGCCAAACCCGTATCTGAATACGTTTGTCAAAACTGCGGTCACCGCGTTTCCAAGTGGCTGGGGAAATGCCCCGGATGCGAAGAGTGGAATTCGTTCTCCGAGGAGGCGATTCGCGGGCGCCGCAGTGCGTCTAAATCATTGGCCTCACCCGGAGGGAACAAAGACAGCGGTGTGCAACCGATCACCGACGTCGAACCCCTGAACAAAAAACGCTGGAGCACGGGGATCAGCGAGTTCGACCGCACTTTAGGCGGTGGAATGGTGGAGGGTTCGTTGACTCTTGTGGGTGGCAACCCCGGGATCGGCAAGTCCACGCTACTGCTACAAAGCATGGGCTGTATCGCCCGCTCTGGAAGAAAGGTCTTATATATTTCCGGCGAAGAATCCCCCGCGCAGATCAAGCTCCGGGCCGAACGGCTGGACGCCCTTTCGGACAACCTTCTCATCAGTCCTGAAATCTGCATCGAGGAAGTCGAGCGGTTGATCGACCGTGTGGATCCTGCGGTTCTGGTGCTGGATTCCATTCAAACTTTTTATACTTCGGAGTTGCCCTCAGCCCCCGGCAGTATCGGGCAGGTCCGCGAAGTGGCTTTCAAGATATTCCAGGATGTCAAAAAGCGTTCCCTGGCGGCTTTGTTGATCGGCCATATCACCAAGGACGGGGCTCTTGCCGGGCCAAAAGCCCTGGAACATATCGTGGACACGGTGATCTATTTCGAAGGCGAAAGAGGCCATTCCTACCGCCTGTTGCGGACGATCAAAAACCGGTTCGGGTCCACTCCGGAAATTGGTGTCTTCGAGATGCGGCCGGAAGGCCTGGTCACCGTGGAAAATCCGTCGGAAATTTTTCTGTCCGAGCGGCCTAAGAATTGCCCCGGTTCCGTCATCGTCTCCAGTCTTGAAGGCAGTCGCACGTTGCTGGTGGAGGTTCAGGCGCTGGTCAGCGCCTCTTCCTCGATTGGAATGCCCAGGCGCATGGCGACCGGTTTCGACCAGAACCGCATGACTCTTATGATTGCCATCATGGAAAAACGGCTGGGTCTGCAATTCCAGGGGGAAGATATCTTTGTCAACATCGCCGGCGGCATCAAGGTGAATGAACCTGCGATCGACTTAGGAATTGCGGCGGCTATCGCCAGCAGTTTAAAAAACCAGATGATCGACTTGCAGACCGTCATGATCGGCGAGGTCGGTCTGACGGGGGAAGTGCGCTCTGTCATGCAGTTGGAGCCGAGGATCGTGGAAGCCGAACGGCTGGGATTTGAGCGTTGCATCGTTCCCGCCACAGCGAAGAAAAGCAAGTCCCTTCCTAAAAGCCGTATGGAGCTTTGTTTTGTCGAAGATTTAACCCAGGCGTTTGAAATTATTTTTCCTTAA
- the prx-3_2 gene encoding putative thiol peroxidase: MPSLRNFVTLFTFIVSLSTGTMAWGQQKIISEDILKVGKALPNVTLKRFAGEAIQLDQLKGKIKIISIVPQLNTPVCDEQTHRFSEKNGGLDQFVDIITLSTNSAEGQKKFAQKAKINNLIFLSDAPEYDFGKATGLLNSSFGYLKRTVIVVDENNIIRYVDFVPGGGLPNIEKALASARMLLEENKPS; the protein is encoded by the coding sequence ATGCCATCCTTAAGAAACTTTGTGACCTTATTCACCTTCATCGTTTCACTGTCGACTGGAACCATGGCCTGGGGACAGCAAAAAATTATTAGCGAAGATATTTTGAAAGTCGGCAAGGCCCTGCCCAACGTGACTTTGAAACGGTTTGCAGGAGAAGCCATCCAACTGGACCAACTCAAAGGAAAGATTAAAATCATCAGCATCGTCCCGCAACTCAACACGCCGGTCTGCGATGAGCAAACCCACCGATTCAGTGAAAAAAACGGCGGGTTGGATCAGTTTGTAGACATCATCACGCTGAGCACAAACTCCGCGGAAGGTCAGAAGAAGTTCGCCCAAAAAGCAAAAATCAACAACCTGATCTTTCTTTCCGACGCTCCTGAATATGATTTTGGAAAAGCGACCGGCCTGCTAAACAGTAGTTTTGGATATTTAAAACGAACGGTGATCGTCGTCGATGAGAATAACATCATACGCTACGTTGATTTTGTCCCGGGAGGAGGCCTGCCGAATATCGAAAAAGCCCTCGCTTCAGCTCGAATGCTTTTGGAAGAAAATAAGCCGAGCTAG